From the genome of Pseudomonas sp. gcc21, one region includes:
- the miaA gene encoding tRNA (adenosine(37)-N6)-dimethylallyltransferase MiaA, with translation MGPTASGKTELALHLADHLPCELVSVDSALVYRGMDIGTAKPDAATLAAYPHHLVDILDPAEAYSAAQFRDDAVELLAAITRRGRIPLLVGGTMLYFKALAGGLAQMPSADPVVRQRITDMASQQGWPAVHAELARVDPLAGARIHPNDPQRIQRAYEVYLISGVPLSVWHARQAQEKAEAGAPAGQKLPYTMHHMAIAPAERHVLHERIAQRFASMLEQGFVQEVETLYARGDLDPTMPSVRAVGYRQVWDFLEGKLSYQEMAERGVIATRQLAKRQFTWLRGWDAEIEWLDSLDPKRFGTALKRLERITI, from the coding sequence ATGGGCCCCACTGCCTCAGGCAAGACCGAGCTGGCTCTGCATCTGGCGGATCACTTGCCGTGCGAACTGGTCAGTGTTGATTCCGCACTGGTCTATCGCGGTATGGATATTGGCACAGCCAAGCCGGACGCAGCGACCCTGGCGGCGTATCCGCATCACCTGGTAGATATTCTGGATCCGGCTGAGGCCTATTCGGCGGCCCAGTTTCGCGACGATGCAGTTGAGTTGCTGGCTGCCATCACCAGGCGTGGCCGCATTCCGTTACTGGTGGGCGGTACCATGCTGTATTTCAAGGCGCTGGCTGGTGGGCTGGCCCAGATGCCATCAGCTGATCCAGTTGTTCGGCAACGCATCACCGACATGGCGTCGCAACAGGGGTGGCCGGCAGTGCATGCCGAGCTGGCCAGAGTCGACCCATTGGCTGGTGCGCGCATCCATCCTAATGATCCCCAGCGTATCCAGCGTGCCTACGAAGTGTATCTGATCTCGGGCGTACCACTGAGTGTCTGGCATGCTCGCCAGGCGCAAGAAAAAGCCGAAGCGGGCGCGCCCGCGGGACAGAAATTACCCTATACTATGCACCACATGGCGATCGCTCCCGCAGAGCGTCATGTGCTCCATGAACGCATTGCACAGCGTTTTGCTTCAATGCTTGAACAGGGTTTCGTGCAGGAAGTCGAAACACTGTATGCAAGGGGAGATCTCGATCCGACGATGCCGTCCGTACGAGCCGTAGGCTATCGGCAAGTATGGGATTTTCTGGAAGGCAAGTTGTCCTATCAGGAAATGGCTGAACGTGGAGTTATCGCTACCCGGCAGTTGGCCAAGCGACAGTTCACCTGGTTGCGCGGATGGGATGCCGAAATCGAATGGCTTGATAGCCTGGATCCAAAAAGATTCGGGACGGCCTTGAAACGTCTGGAGCGGATCACAATATAG
- the hfq gene encoding RNA chaperone Hfq — translation MSKGHSLQDPYLNVLRKERVPVSIYLVNGIKLQGQIESFDQFVILLKNTVSQMVYKHAISTVVPGRPVRLPVQATGDEAEAGNP, via the coding sequence ATGTCAAAAGGGCATTCACTACAAGACCCTTACCTGAACGTTCTACGCAAGGAACGTGTTCCGGTATCAATCTATCTTGTAAACGGTATCAAGCTGCAGGGGCAGATCGAATCTTTCGATCAGTTCGTGATTCTGTTGAAGAACACTGTCAGCCAGATGGTTTACAAGCATGCCATTTCGACCGTCGTGCCGGGACGTCCGGTGCGGTTACCGGTCCAGGCCACGGGCGATGAGGCTGAAGCTGGCAATCCTTGA
- a CDS encoding NAD(P)H-hydrate dehydratase: MTSEMPFGICTAAQTRELDARIIAAGTPGFELMQRAAEAVWQTLSVRWAAVGQLSVLAGSGNNAGDGYLVARLAHNAGWQVRVLAVKPPERLQGDAAKAWQTALAAGVEVLAWSASAHLKGVVVDAMLGTGVRGDVSEPYKSVIEAVNASGLPVVAVDVPSGLDPDRGVVLGHAIRANLTVTFIAPKLGLFTAQGPDQAGDIAFAQLEEVPGASVRPVAERLVLERLASSLPRRVRAAHKGMFGHVLVIGGDLGMGGAIMLAAETALRSGAGRVSVATRSAHIAPLLARCPEVMAHAVDSPEALSPLLKKATTLVVGPGLGRSEWGWGLLDQALASGLSRVFDADALNEIAVRHRDGLLLGDQTVITPHPAEAGRLLGCSTAEVQADRLRAVTMLADRFGCAVILKGVGSLVAGPACFAAPVGLCTHGNPGMAVAGMGDVLSGLVGALLAQQVEPGSAARYATLIHAQAGDCAAVSGESGILASDLIGPIRTILNTRGSHE, translated from the coding sequence ATGACGTCAGAAATGCCATTCGGGATATGTACAGCCGCCCAGACTCGCGAACTCGATGCGCGCATTATCGCGGCCGGAACGCCGGGGTTCGAGCTCATGCAGCGCGCAGCGGAAGCTGTCTGGCAGACGCTCAGCGTGCGATGGGCGGCTGTCGGTCAGCTCAGCGTGCTGGCCGGGAGCGGCAACAACGCAGGCGATGGCTACCTTGTTGCCAGACTGGCGCATAACGCGGGGTGGCAGGTCCGGGTTCTGGCAGTAAAACCGCCAGAGCGCTTGCAGGGCGACGCTGCGAAAGCCTGGCAGACTGCGCTTGCAGCAGGGGTCGAAGTGCTTGCCTGGAGCGCTTCGGCGCATCTCAAAGGTGTTGTCGTCGATGCCATGCTTGGCACGGGGGTGCGCGGCGATGTCAGCGAGCCCTATAAAAGCGTTATCGAGGCGGTCAACGCGTCCGGCTTGCCCGTCGTGGCTGTGGATGTGCCGAGCGGGCTGGATCCTGATCGGGGGGTTGTGCTCGGCCACGCCATCCGCGCGAATCTGACCGTGACCTTCATCGCACCGAAGCTAGGCTTGTTCACGGCTCAAGGGCCAGACCAGGCCGGCGACATCGCGTTCGCCCAACTTGAAGAAGTGCCTGGGGCGTCGGTGCGGCCCGTTGCAGAACGGCTTGTGCTGGAGCGGCTCGCCAGCAGTCTGCCGCGGCGGGTTAGGGCTGCCCACAAAGGCATGTTCGGCCATGTGCTGGTTATCGGCGGGGATCTGGGCATGGGTGGCGCGATTATGCTGGCTGCTGAAACGGCGCTACGCAGCGGCGCCGGCCGTGTGAGTGTCGCTACACGCTCGGCGCATATTGCGCCGCTGCTCGCACGGTGTCCTGAGGTAATGGCGCACGCAGTGGATTCCCCTGAAGCGCTCTCACCCTTGTTAAAGAAAGCCACAACGCTGGTCGTTGGTCCCGGTCTGGGGCGTTCCGAATGGGGGTGGGGATTGCTAGACCAGGCATTGGCGAGCGGTCTGAGCAGAGTGTTTGACGCTGATGCGCTGAACGAGATCGCGGTGCGGCATCGCGATGGACTGCTACTTGGCGATCAAACGGTAATCACTCCACATCCTGCGGAAGCCGGACGACTACTTGGCTGTTCAACGGCCGAGGTGCAGGCAGACCGGCTGCGGGCGGTCACGATGCTGGCGGACCGGTTTGGTTGCGCTGTGATCCTGAAAGGCGTTGGCAGTCTGGTTGCCGGCCCGGCATGCTTCGCGGCACCGGTGGGTCTGTGTACCCATGGCAACCCGGGGATGGCCGTAGCGGGGATGGGCGATGTGCTTTCCGGGCTGGTCGGCGCGCTATTGGCTCAACAGGTCGAGCCTGGGTCCGCGGCGCGTTACGCTACGCTGATACATGCGCAAGCGGGTGATTGTGCTGCAGTTTCCGGTGAATCCGGTATTCTGGCGTCTGATTTGATAGGGCCTATCCGAACCATTCTCAATACCAGGGGCTCCCATGAGTAA
- a CDS encoding DUF2065 domain-containing protein: MQGLLLGFATAVCSMLIVEGMMPFLAPARWKQLLVSLAQLTGRQVRIAGLVSMLIGTACLYLLR; the protein is encoded by the coding sequence ATGCAGGGTTTGTTGCTAGGCTTTGCGACAGCAGTGTGTTCGATGCTCATTGTTGAAGGCATGATGCCCTTTCTGGCGCCGGCGCGCTGGAAACAGCTGCTGGTCAGTCTCGCCCAGCTTACTGGTCGCCAGGTCAGGATTGCAGGTCTGGTGAGCATGTTGATCGGAACCGCATGTCTGTACCTGCTTCGCTAG
- a CDS encoding N-acetylmuramoyl-L-alanine amidase, whose protein sequence is MAVWALASLCALVAGTVSAAEIESVRVWRAPDNTRVVFDLTGPADHKLFTLTSPERIVVDLTNANFGAEIDALPLADTPLSGLRSAQRNGTDLRVVIDLKQKVTAKSFALPPNQQYGHRLVLDLFDDGQPPNQLQSQTSAEPSASPLPQKPTRSASVIGNRDIIIAVDAGHGGEDPGAVGHKGAREKDVVLAIARDLKALIDAEPGFRAELVRTGDYFIPLRKRTEIARKHNADLFVSIHADAFTRTSAFGASVFALSDNGATSETARLLADKENRSDLIGGVGGVSLGNKDQVLASVLLDLSMTASLSASLDVGSQVLGSIGKITPLHKRRVEQAGFMVLKSPDIPSILIETGFISNPGEAQKLVTRKHQQSLARAIQRGINEYFMRSPPPGTRVASLKANGKIAQGPREHTVTRGDTLTMIAARYNISLASLKQANRLGGSDEIRVGQVLKVPAGSVLVKNES, encoded by the coding sequence CTGGCCGTCTGGGCTCTGGCATCGTTGTGTGCGCTAGTCGCGGGTACAGTGAGCGCAGCCGAGATTGAGAGCGTGCGTGTCTGGCGTGCGCCGGACAATACCCGCGTGGTATTTGACCTGACCGGTCCGGCGGACCACAAGCTGTTCACTCTCACCAGCCCCGAGCGCATCGTCGTCGACCTTACAAATGCCAATTTCGGCGCTGAGATCGATGCATTGCCGCTTGCCGATACCCCGCTTAGCGGTTTGCGTTCAGCTCAGCGTAACGGTACCGATCTGCGAGTCGTTATTGATTTGAAACAGAAGGTTACCGCGAAAAGTTTCGCGTTGCCGCCCAACCAGCAGTACGGACATCGACTGGTGCTGGATCTCTTCGATGATGGACAGCCGCCCAACCAGCTGCAGTCGCAGACATCGGCCGAACCATCGGCGTCTCCCTTGCCGCAGAAGCCGACCCGGTCCGCCAGCGTTATCGGTAACCGGGACATCATCATAGCGGTAGACGCTGGCCATGGCGGGGAAGACCCGGGAGCCGTGGGCCATAAGGGCGCCCGCGAAAAAGACGTGGTGCTGGCGATCGCGCGCGACCTGAAAGCGCTGATTGATGCCGAACCCGGCTTCCGCGCTGAGCTGGTACGTACCGGTGATTATTTCATTCCCCTGCGCAAGCGCACCGAAATTGCGCGTAAACACAATGCTGATCTGTTCGTGTCGATTCACGCTGACGCCTTTACCCGCACCAGCGCGTTCGGCGCCTCGGTGTTCGCCCTGTCGGACAATGGCGCGACTTCTGAAACGGCGAGGCTGCTGGCTGACAAGGAAAACCGTTCCGATCTGATTGGTGGGGTAGGGGGCGTTAGTCTGGGGAACAAGGACCAAGTGCTGGCCAGTGTGCTGCTCGATCTGTCCATGACTGCGTCTTTGTCGGCCAGTCTTGATGTTGGCAGTCAGGTGCTGGGTTCGATCGGCAAGATCACTCCGCTGCATAAGCGCCGGGTTGAACAAGCTGGCTTCATGGTGCTCAAGTCACCGGATATTCCGTCCATCCTTATCGAAACCGGATTCATTTCCAACCCGGGCGAAGCGCAGAAGCTGGTAACCCGTAAGCATCAGCAATCGCTGGCACGCGCCATTCAGCGCGGAATCAACGAGTATTTCATGCGTAGCCCGCCTCCGGGAACGCGTGTCGCTTCGCTCAAGGCTAACGGCAAGATTGCCCAGGGGCCAAGGGAACATACCGTTACCCGTGGCGATACTCTGACGATGATCGCGGCGCGTTACAACATCAGTCTGGCGAGCCTGAAACAGGCAAATCGTCTCGGCGGCAGCGATGAAATCCGGGTTGGTCAGGTGCTCAAGGTCCCTGCTGGCAGCGTGCTGGTCAAGAATGAGTCCTGA
- the hflX gene encoding ribosome rescue GTPase HflX: protein MFFERHEGGERAVLVHLEGMDESSREDPQEFLELVASAGADIVAFLTVNRFQPSPRFLVGAGKVDELRELVASHEGDLVIFNHTLSPSQERNLERELQCRVVDRTGLILDIFAQRARTHEGKLQVELAQLDHLSTRLVRGWTHLERQKGGIGLRGPGETQLETDRRLLRGRIKQISQRLEKVRSQREQARRSRQRAEIPVVSLVGYTNAGKSTLFNVLTESSVFAANQLFATLDPTLRRIELPEIGPVILADTVGFIRHLPHKLVEAFRATLEESSQADLLLHVIDAADDERASHIEQVHLVLNEIGALELPILEIYNKIDLLDTFEPQIQRDEQGKPVRVWISAQSGEGLELVAQAIAERLGEDMMQEWLLLEHAEARLRAQFYDAGAVLGERVAEDGRQQLEVRLPRSDFNRLLKREGWQMDEFLKQHTLQ from the coding sequence TTGTTTTTTGAACGCCATGAAGGGGGTGAGCGAGCTGTTCTCGTTCATCTCGAAGGCATGGACGAGTCCAGCCGGGAAGATCCGCAGGAGTTTCTTGAGCTGGTCGCGTCTGCTGGAGCGGATATAGTCGCTTTCCTTACGGTTAACCGGTTTCAGCCAAGCCCACGTTTTCTCGTTGGCGCCGGAAAGGTAGACGAACTACGCGAGCTGGTCGCTAGCCATGAAGGCGATCTCGTCATCTTTAATCACACTCTTTCACCCAGTCAAGAACGTAACCTCGAGCGCGAGCTGCAATGTCGTGTAGTCGACCGTACCGGGCTGATTCTTGATATCTTCGCGCAGCGCGCACGAACCCATGAGGGTAAGTTGCAGGTCGAGCTGGCCCAGCTGGATCACCTCAGTACGCGCCTGGTAAGAGGCTGGACGCACCTTGAGCGCCAAAAGGGCGGTATTGGCCTGCGAGGCCCGGGTGAAACGCAACTTGAAACCGACCGTCGGCTGCTTCGCGGACGAATCAAGCAGATCTCTCAGCGTCTCGAAAAAGTCCGTAGTCAGCGCGAGCAGGCGCGGCGGTCACGTCAGCGTGCAGAGATACCGGTGGTTTCTCTGGTCGGTTATACCAACGCTGGCAAGTCCACGCTGTTCAATGTCCTAACCGAATCCAGCGTGTTCGCTGCGAATCAGCTGTTCGCAACGCTCGACCCGACTCTGCGCCGGATCGAGCTGCCCGAAATTGGGCCGGTGATTCTGGCTGATACGGTAGGCTTCATCAGGCATCTGCCGCATAAGCTGGTTGAAGCCTTTCGCGCCACCCTGGAGGAGTCCAGTCAGGCCGATTTGCTGTTGCATGTGATCGACGCGGCGGACGACGAACGCGCCTCTCACATCGAGCAGGTCCATCTGGTTCTGAACGAAATCGGCGCGCTGGAACTGCCGATTCTTGAGATATACAACAAGATCGATTTGCTGGACACCTTTGAGCCGCAGATTCAGCGCGACGAGCAGGGCAAGCCGGTGCGTGTATGGATTTCCGCCCAGAGCGGTGAGGGCCTTGAGCTGGTTGCTCAGGCGATTGCCGAGCGGTTGGGTGAAGACATGATGCAGGAATGGTTGCTGCTCGAGCATGCGGAAGCGCGGTTGCGCGCGCAGTTCTACGATGCAGGCGCCGTCCTCGGTGAGCGTGTCGCAGAGGATGGTCGCCAGCAGCTCGAAGTTCGGCTTCCGCGTAGCGATTTCAACCGCTTACTGAAGCGCGAGGGCTGGCAGATGGACGAATTTCTCAAGCAACACACTCTGCAATAA
- the hflK gene encoding FtsH protease activity modulator HflK, whose product MAWNEPGGGNNSNNQDPWGSGGNRGGNRGGKQGPPDLDEALKKLQDSLNKMFGGKKGGGDRGKGTGGGAGVPKGMWIVAGLIVLAVWLFNAVYMVDEQEQAIVLRFGDYHRTVESGLHLYFPPFERKFQRNVTQVRSYRQQGQMLTEDENIVEVPLAVQYRISNLENFVLMNEDPETSLRHATESALRHVVGSTSMHQVLTEGREQMAVETTERLQRYLDLYNTGITVVQVNIESAQAPAEVQDAFDDVIRAREDEVRERNQAESYANGVIPEARGQAQRLLEEASGYRDEVVARALGEAERFNLLVAQYQQSPEVMRERMYLETMQDVLSNTSKVLVSGGEGSNNLLYLPLDKLMQQGGSGSGGSSSGSSSYSSGSDASTRTPVQLPPRDPRARETR is encoded by the coding sequence ATGGCCTGGAATGAGCCTGGTGGTGGTAACAATTCGAATAACCAGGATCCCTGGGGGAGTGGCGGAAACCGGGGCGGTAATCGCGGCGGTAAGCAGGGTCCCCCGGATCTGGATGAAGCGCTGAAGAAACTTCAGGATAGCCTCAACAAGATGTTCGGTGGCAAGAAAGGCGGGGGCGACCGCGGCAAGGGGACTGGCGGTGGCGCTGGTGTCCCGAAGGGCATGTGGATCGTCGCGGGTCTGATTGTTCTTGCTGTCTGGTTGTTCAACGCCGTGTACATGGTGGACGAGCAGGAGCAGGCGATTGTTCTACGTTTCGGTGATTACCACCGTACCGTTGAGTCGGGTCTGCATCTGTATTTCCCTCCGTTCGAGCGCAAGTTCCAGCGTAACGTGACTCAGGTTCGGTCGTATCGTCAGCAAGGACAGATGCTGACCGAAGATGAAAACATCGTGGAAGTACCGCTGGCTGTGCAGTACCGCATCTCGAATCTGGAAAACTTCGTATTGATGAATGAGGATCCCGAGACCAGTCTGCGTCACGCAACTGAAAGTGCGTTGCGCCATGTGGTGGGCTCGACATCGATGCATCAGGTGCTGACAGAAGGTCGTGAGCAGATGGCGGTAGAGACCACTGAACGTCTGCAGCGCTATCTTGATCTGTACAACACCGGTATCACAGTAGTGCAGGTGAACATCGAAAGTGCGCAGGCTCCGGCCGAAGTACAGGATGCTTTCGACGACGTGATCCGCGCACGAGAGGACGAGGTTCGCGAGCGTAACCAGGCGGAATCCTATGCCAACGGCGTAATTCCTGAAGCGCGCGGTCAGGCCCAGCGGCTTCTGGAAGAAGCCAGCGGTTACCGTGACGAAGTGGTTGCCCGTGCACTCGGTGAGGCTGAGCGCTTCAATTTGCTGGTTGCCCAGTATCAGCAGTCCCCGGAAGTCATGCGCGAGCGTATGTACCTTGAGACCATGCAGGACGTATTGAGCAATACCAGCAAGGTGCTGGTGTCGGGCGGTGAGGGCAGCAACAATCTGCTGTACCTGCCGCTGGACAAGCTGATGCAGCAGGGTGGGTCCGGATCGGGCGGGTCGTCGTCGGGTTCGTCCAGTTATTCATCTGGCAGTGATGCTTCCACGCGGACGCCAGTGCAGTTGCCGCCACGCGATCCGCGCGCTAGGGAGACTCGTTAA
- the mutL gene encoding DNA mismatch repair endonuclease MutL, producing the protein MKSGLVRCSRSLLAACWSRMSPEMSRIELLSPRLANQIAAGEVVERPASVIKELLENSLDAGALRIDIDVEQGGVKLLRVRDDGVGIVEKDLPLALSRHATSKIRDLDDLERVATLGFRGEALASVSSVSRLTLTSCAEGADQAWQVETEGRDMASRLQPAAHPRGTTVEVRDLFFNTPARRKFLRTEKTEFSHLEEVVKRLALSRFDVAFNLRHNGRSVLGLRPARTEQEARRRVASVCGPAFVEQSLNIDSERDGLRLWGWVGMPTFSRSQADLQYFFVNGRMIKDRLVAHAVRQAYRDVLFNGRHPTFVLFLEVDPAVVDVNVHPTKHEVRFRDGRMVHDFLFSTLYRALADQRPGEQVQGLAEHTPEAVLVASGLSAGVFSGQTHMPLAEPAAAWTAGSPQQFSERPSATAIAGATEAYGNLYGSASDSPRPALPDGQDVPPLGYAVAQLHGVYILAENAQGLVVVDMHAAHERITYERLKLAMDQEGLRSQPLLVPESIAVSQREADCADEHVAWFNRLGFSLQRMGPESLAIREIPSLLRQADAPQLVRDVLADLMEYGTSDRVQAHLNELLGTMACHGAIRANRRLTLTEMNGLLRDMEQTERSGQCNHGRPTWTQMSMPELDKLFLRGR; encoded by the coding sequence ATGAAATCCGGGTTGGTCAGGTGCTCAAGGTCCCTGCTGGCAGCGTGCTGGTCAAGAATGAGTCCTGAGATGTCCCGTATAGAATTACTGAGCCCCCGGCTGGCTAACCAGATTGCCGCGGGCGAGGTCGTTGAGCGTCCCGCTTCGGTCATCAAGGAATTGCTGGAAAACAGTCTTGACGCCGGAGCGTTACGTATCGATATCGATGTCGAGCAAGGTGGCGTCAAGCTGCTGCGCGTGCGCGACGATGGAGTCGGTATCGTTGAGAAGGATCTTCCGCTGGCGTTATCACGGCACGCGACCAGCAAGATCCGCGATCTGGACGATCTTGAACGGGTCGCCACGCTGGGCTTTCGCGGCGAGGCGCTGGCATCGGTCAGTTCGGTATCGCGTCTGACCCTGACCTCTTGCGCGGAAGGCGCTGATCAAGCCTGGCAGGTGGAGACTGAAGGGCGAGATATGGCGTCGCGTCTGCAACCTGCTGCGCACCCGCGCGGCACCACGGTTGAAGTGCGTGACCTGTTTTTCAACACGCCGGCGCGAAGAAAGTTTCTACGCACCGAAAAGACCGAATTCTCCCATCTTGAGGAGGTGGTCAAGCGTCTGGCGCTGTCACGTTTCGATGTAGCCTTCAATCTACGGCATAACGGACGGAGCGTGCTCGGACTACGACCGGCGCGCACCGAGCAGGAGGCCCGGCGACGAGTTGCCAGCGTATGCGGTCCTGCGTTTGTCGAGCAATCGCTGAATATCGATAGTGAGCGCGACGGGCTACGGTTGTGGGGCTGGGTCGGCATGCCAACCTTCTCGCGCAGTCAGGCCGATTTGCAGTATTTCTTCGTGAATGGGCGGATGATCAAGGACAGACTGGTCGCCCACGCGGTTCGTCAAGCGTACCGTGACGTGTTGTTCAATGGCCGTCATCCGACGTTCGTGTTGTTCCTGGAAGTCGATCCAGCTGTGGTTGATGTCAATGTGCACCCGACCAAACATGAGGTGCGCTTTCGCGATGGACGCATGGTGCATGACTTTCTCTTCAGCACGCTCTATCGGGCGTTGGCTGACCAGCGGCCCGGCGAGCAGGTTCAGGGGTTGGCTGAACACACGCCCGAAGCTGTGCTGGTCGCTTCCGGTCTGTCTGCTGGCGTGTTTTCCGGGCAGACGCATATGCCCTTGGCCGAGCCCGCTGCTGCCTGGACGGCGGGCAGCCCGCAACAGTTTTCCGAGCGTCCGTCGGCTACGGCAATAGCTGGGGCAACCGAGGCATACGGCAATCTGTATGGTTCTGCGTCCGACTCCCCGAGACCAGCTCTGCCTGATGGTCAGGATGTACCACCGTTGGGCTACGCTGTTGCGCAGCTGCATGGGGTTTATATTCTTGCCGAGAATGCCCAGGGGCTGGTCGTGGTTGACATGCATGCGGCGCATGAACGCATTACCTATGAGCGGCTCAAGTTGGCAATGGACCAGGAAGGGTTGCGCAGTCAGCCACTGCTGGTTCCCGAGTCGATTGCGGTGAGTCAGCGCGAGGCCGATTGCGCCGATGAGCATGTTGCCTGGTTCAACCGGCTTGGATTTTCATTGCAACGCATGGGCCCCGAGAGTCTGGCTATCCGTGAAATTCCCTCGCTTCTGCGACAGGCGGACGCGCCCCAGTTGGTCCGCGACGTGTTGGCAGATCTGATGGAATACGGAACCAGCGACCGCGTCCAGGCGCACCTGAATGAACTGCTCGGAACAATGGCCTGCCACGGAGCGATTCGTGCCAATCGGCGTTTGACCCTGACCGAGATGAACGGCTTGCTGCGTGATATGGAACAGACTGAGCGAAGTGGTCAGTGCAATCACGGCCGTCCTACTTGGACGCAGATGAGTATGCCGGAGCTGGACAAGTTGTTCCTGCGCGGTCGCTGA
- the tsaE gene encoding tRNA (adenosine(37)-N6)-threonylcarbamoyltransferase complex ATPase subunit type 1 TsaE, whose protein sequence is MSNSLFAADEQAMESLGADIGRAMKFRGVIYLDGDLGAGKTTISRGLIRELGHRGAVKSPTFTLVEPYELEAGTIYHFDLYRLLDPEELEFLGIRDYFSADSLCLIEWPDKGSGVLPSPDLTITIAAEGEGRRLHLAGHTALGQAACRQLRDKQE, encoded by the coding sequence ATGAGTAATAGTTTGTTTGCCGCCGACGAGCAGGCAATGGAGTCGCTCGGGGCCGATATAGGTCGGGCCATGAAGTTCCGCGGGGTAATCTACCTGGACGGCGATCTGGGTGCGGGCAAGACGACGATCAGCAGAGGCTTGATACGTGAGTTGGGCCATCGCGGGGCGGTCAAAAGCCCGACATTCACTCTGGTTGAGCCATACGAGCTGGAGGCCGGCACGATCTATCACTTTGATCTGTATCGCTTACTGGACCCCGAAGAGCTTGAGTTCCTCGGCATCCGGGACTACTTCTCCGCCGACAGTCTCTGTCTGATCGAGTGGCCAGATAAAGGCTCAGGTGTTTTGCCAAGTCCGGACCTGACGATTACCATTGCGGCAGAAGGCGAGGGGCGCCGGCTGCATCTGGCAGGTCATACTGCGCTGGGCCAGGCTGCATGCCGGCAATTGCGCGACAAACAGGAGTAA
- the hflC gene encoding protease modulator HflC — MTNKSMFGLITALVVLVVAWNSFFVVSQIERGLVLQFGKVVKADLEPGLHFKLPFVQDVKKFDARLLTLDTATQRFLTLEKKALMVDSYAKWRVADVQRYYTSTSGLRTLAEERLSRQLESGLRNEVARRTLHEVVSGERDQLMADITESLNTSAQRELGIEVLDVRVKAMDLPREVNRSVFERMSTEREREAREHRAKGRELGEGIRADADRQHRVILAEAFREAEEIRGDGDAQAAAIYAEAYNKDPEFFSFYRSLQAYRQSFSGKSDILVLDPESEFFQYLQRAQAR, encoded by the coding sequence ATGACTAACAAGTCGATGTTTGGCCTGATTACCGCACTCGTAGTGCTGGTGGTAGCCTGGAACAGTTTTTTCGTAGTCAGCCAGATCGAGAGGGGTTTGGTGCTGCAGTTCGGTAAGGTGGTCAAGGCTGACCTGGAGCCGGGGCTGCACTTCAAATTACCGTTCGTGCAGGATGTTAAAAAGTTCGATGCACGGCTGCTGACGCTTGATACAGCTACCCAGCGTTTTCTGACTCTGGAGAAGAAAGCGTTAATGGTCGATTCCTACGCTAAATGGCGGGTTGCGGACGTTCAGCGTTACTACACGTCCACATCCGGGCTGCGTACGCTGGCCGAGGAGCGTTTGTCGCGCCAGTTGGAATCGGGATTGCGTAACGAGGTGGCCCGCCGGACGCTGCATGAGGTGGTATCCGGAGAGCGCGATCAGCTCATGGCTGATATCACTGAGTCGTTGAATACCAGCGCACAGCGGGAATTGGGAATCGAAGTGCTGGACGTGCGGGTCAAGGCAATGGACCTACCGCGTGAGGTAAACCGCAGCGTATTCGAACGGATGAGTACCGAGCGTGAGCGGGAAGCCCGTGAGCACCGCGCCAAGGGTCGCGAGCTGGGTGAAGGGATTCGCGCTGATGCCGATCGCCAGCATCGGGTTATTCTGGCAGAGGCGTTCCGTGAAGCTGAAGAGATCCGCGGTGATGGTGATGCGCAAGCGGCGGCGATCTATGCCGAGGCGTATAACAAGGATCCTGAGTTCTTTTCTTTCTACCGTAGCTTGCAGGCTTATCGTCAGAGCTTTTCTGGCAAGTCGGATATCCTTGTTCTGGATCCGGAGAGCGAGTTCTTCCAGTACTTGCAGCGGGCGCAGGCTCGCTGA